CATCATGGCCAACTTTGGTTGTGCAGCGCTAACTCTGGGCAACTCTATCTATTCCAACAGCGCAAAAGTGCGGCAATTTAGCCATTCCTAACCAAATTATGGCGGAGATATGACCGCGGCGCCGTGCGATTCGCAGTTAGAGATTGATTCGGGGGGCAAAAATGGCGATCAATGTGTCAAAACAAAAAACATAATATTGAGCAGTACAAGGAAACGGGCAATGTCAAAAATTGCATTGGTGGACGACGACAGGAACATCCTGACGTCTGTGTCGATGACTCTTGAAGCCGAAGGTTTCGAGGTGGAAACCTACAACGACGGTCAGGCCGCGTTGGATGCGTTTAACAAAAAGCTCCCTGATATGGCTGTGCTGGACATCAAGATGCCCCGCATGGACGGGATGGATCTGTTGCAGCGTCTGCGCCAGAAAACCGCGATGCCGGTGATTTTCCTGACTTCCAAGGATGATGAGATCGACGAGGTGCTCGGCCTGCGCATGGGGGCGGATGATTACGTCAAAAAACCCTTTAGCCAGCGTTTGTTGGTGGAACGTATCCGCGCATTGCTGCGCCGTCAGGACGCGGTAGAGACCGGCGAGGTCGGTGATACCGAAGAAACCAAAGTGATGGACCGTGGCGATCTGAAGATGGATCCGCTGCGCCATGCGGTGACATGGAAGGGCAAGGATGTGTCCCTGACCGTCACCGAATTCCTGTTGTTGCAGGCCTTGGCCCAGCGTCCCGGTTTCGTGAAATCGCGCGATCAGCTGATGGATGTGGCCTATGATGACCAGGTTTATGTGGATGACCGCACCATCGACAGTCACATCAAACGTCTGCGCAAGAAGATGCGCACCGCTGATGATGAATTCTCGGCGATTGAGACGCTTTATGGTATCGGCTACAGATATAACGAAGAGTGATCTGACCTCGTGGCGATTGCCGAAAGGAACTTTGTGCGCGATTTAAGCACACCTGCGCGGGATGGGGATGTTGTTCTGGGCGACGATTGGGTCGCGCCGGACAACACCGGTTCTGATGAAATGCGCGTCCGCCGGGAACGGCGGGGGTTGTTTTCTTTGCGCGGTTCGCCGTTGACGCGCAAGATCATCACCTTCAACCTGATCGCATTGAACATCCTTGTTGCGGGCATCCTGTACCTCAATTCCTCCCGTGACTCCCTTGCGGTACAGCGGGCCGCCGGGCTGGTCTCGGAAGCGGAGCTGATTGCCGATGTGATCGAAGCCAAGCTGCCTCAGGAGGGGATTGTCGATCTGGCAACAGATGTGGACATCGCGCTCACCCTTGAGGCCATCGATCTACGCAGTGGCATTGATGTCTTTGTCTATGATACCACTGAGACCCTGCTGGCCCAGTCCAAGGGCAAACTGGCGCTTGGCCCTCTTTATGGCTCCAATCCTGAAAGCCGGACCGTATTGACCGATGGGCTGAGCTGGGTATGGGAAAAGCTCACCGGCGTGCTGGGGGCGGCAGATCCCGCAGAAGTGGTGCCACTGACCGAACAGTTCAAACCATTGGTCACCAGCAGTTTGGAGAGTGGCACCCGCATCGAAGATACGCTTGATGGCGAAGGCGGCACCTTGTTCACCGTCATGACCCCGATCACGCAGAATGGCACCAGCATCGGTGTGGTCGCAATCGCCTCGGCCGCCGGGGAAATCGACAAACTGGTGCGCGGCGAACGGGAACGTGTGCTGCAGATGTTTGTTGTCGCAACGCTGGTCTCCATTGGCCTTAGCCTTGTGCTTGCCTCGACCATCGCGAACCCGCTGGCTGATCTTGCCACGGCGGCCGAGCTGGGCCGCGATAAGAATGCCCGCAAAGTGAACCCCGGACGCATCCGCATCCCCGACCTGACCGCCCGCCCGGACGAAATTGGACGCCTGTCCGGTGCTCTGCGCGGCATGGTGTCGGCACTTTACAACCGGATCGACGGCAACGAACAATTTGCCGCTGACGTGGCGCATGAAATCAAGAACCCACTGGCGTCTCTGCGCTCTGCGGTGGGGACATTGCGGATGATCAAACGCGAGGACCAGCGCGAGAAACTGCTGGATGTCATCGACCATGATGTGCGCCGCCTTGATCGTCTGGTCAGCGATATTTCCAATGCCTCGCGGCTTGATGCCGAATTGGTCAAGGAAGAAGAAGAAGAATTCGATCTGCTGAAAATGGTCGGCAATCTTGGCCAGTATCTGGGTGAAGACGCCCGCAAAAAAGGCATCGATTTCATCACCGACCTGCCTGAGGAGCCAATCAATGTGATGGGGCTTGAGGCCCGGTTGGCGCAGGTATTTGTTAACCTGATCACCAATGCGATTTCCTTCTGTGAAGACGGTGACGCGATCCGGGTCTGGGCGCGCAAACGTGAAAACCGTGTTCTTGTCGTGGTTGAAGACACCGGTCCGGGCATCCCCGAACAATCCCTGTCCAAAGTGTTCAAACGGTTCTACTCACAGCGCCCGGATGAACATTTCGGCAATAACTCCGGCCTTGGTCTTGCGATCTCCAAGCAGATTGTCGAGGCGCATGGCGGCGTGATCTGGGCCGAAAACATTCGCCCCACCGAAGCGGACATCACCTCTGACCCGCTTGGCGCGCGGTTTGTGGTAGGTCTGCCCACTTAAGGCATGTCGCGCGGTGCCCCTTTAACCACCATCCATGCCAGCTGTGTCAGTCTGGACGGACGTGCCCTGCTGATCTGCGGTGACAGCGGCAGCGGCAAATCATCACTTGCTTTGCAGTTGATCGCCCTCGGGGCCGGGCTGATCGCCGATGATCGCACCAGCTTGCAGGCCATGGACGGAACCCTGCAGGCCAGCTGCCCCGCTTCGATTGCCGGATTGATCGAAGCGCGGGGTGTTGGGATATTACACCTGCCAGCGGCAGAGCCGGCCCCGGTAACCTTGATCGTGGACCTGAACAAAACCGAAACCACACGGTTGCCCCAGCCTCATACCGCCAGTTTTCTGGGCATCGTGCGGCCCTGCCTGTGGCACACCCCCGGATCACATTTTGCCGCTGCCGTCTTGCATTGCCTGCGCCATGGGATAAGTCACGACTCATGAGCCAATCCCTGCCTTTATCCGAACCCTCACCCGCTCCGTCCAAACGCCGTATTGTGCTGGTGACCGGCCCCTCGGGTGCGGGCCGCTCCTCTGCCCTCAAGGTGCTTGAGGACGCGGGGTTTGAGGCCATCGACAATCTGCCAATCGGCCTGCTGCCAGCCTTGCTGGATGGGGCCGGATGGGAACGCTCGGTTGCCCTGGGAATTGACGCGCGGACAAGGGATTTCTCGACCGACGCGGTGCTTGACCTCTTGAGTCAGCTCTCCGCGCGTGACGATCTGACGGTGGATCTGCTTTATCTCGACTGCGCCCCGGATGTCCTGTTGCGCCGGTTCTCCGAAACCCGCCGCAGACATCCTTTGGCCAGTGGTGGGCCACCTCTGGCAGGTATCGAACGTGAACAGCAGCTGTTGCACCCGGTGCGGGCGCGTGCGGATGTGCTGATCGACACAAGCAACCTGAATGTTCATGAATTGCGTACCGAAGTGGAAGGGTGGTTTTCGCCCGACGGACAACATTATTTAACCGTCTCGGTGCAGTCATTCTCCTATAAACGCGGCCTGCCGCGTTCTGTGGATATGGTCTATGACTGCCGCTTTCTGCGTAACCCCTATTGGGAGCCAAGCCTGCGCAGCGCCAATGGTCTGGACCCCCGCGTGGCCGCCTATGTCGGACAGGACTCGCGGTTCACCGCCTTTGCGGATCAGGTTTTTGGGCTGAGCGAACTGTTGCTGCCTGCCTATAAACAGGAAGGTAAATCCAACATTTCCATCGCTTTCGGCTGCACCGGCGGGCAACATCGTTCCGTGACCCTTGCGGAAGAACATGCAAAGCGGCTTGCACAGTTGGGCTGGCAGGTGTCAATAAGGCATCGAGAGCTTGATCGACAGAATGAAGTTAAGGCACAGACGTGATTGGTATTGTGATTGTTGCACATGGCGGTTTGGCGCAGGAATACCTTGCGGCGATAGAGCATGTTGTGGGATCGCAAAAAGGTATCCGCGCCATTTCCATCCATGCCGATCATGACCGGGGGGCAAAGCAGGACGAGATCTGCCTTGCCGCGGATGAGGTTGATCAGGATGCCGGCGTGGTGATTGTCACCGATCTGTTCGGCGGTTCGCCCTCCAACCTGTCATTGCGCGCCTGCCGGCCGGAAAACCGCCGCATCATCTACGGCGCGAACCTGCCGATGCTGATCAAACTGGCAAAATCGCGCCAGATGGATGTACCCGACGCCGTGCGCGCCGCCCTTGAGGCAGGTAAGAAATACATCGACAGCCAGAATGTCAGCACCTCCTAAAGGCCCGAATGAATGACCCAGATTTCCCTCAAGATCGTGAATATCAAGGGCCTGCATGCCCGCGCCTCGGCCAAACTGGTCGAAGTGGTCGAAGCATTTGATGCCCGTGCCGAGGTCAGCAAGGATGGCATGTCTGCATCAGGTGACAGTATCATGGGGCTTTTGATGTTGGCAGCCGCCTGCGGAAGCACTATTGAGGTTGTCACGTCCGGCCCCGACGAAGAGCCTCTGGCCGAGGCTCTGACAGCGCTGGTGGCGGATAAGTTCGGCGAGGGTGACTGACGCCCGCATGTGGACCTGTAAAAGGTAACCTGTCTTGGCAAACGATATACACTCGATGACAGAGGGACAGGGCACCGCTGGTGACAATGCCGATGCCGCGCCGGTCAAATACGACCGCAGCAGCCTGTCTTACGCCTCAACCTTCGATGATCCGCTCAAGGCGCGCATGATCAGCGCCATCGAATTGCTGACCGGCAAGCTGACGATCCTGCGTCTGGTGCGCAAATTTGAACGCAGCGGTGCCCCCACCGGACAGGCCTTCTGGCGGGGTGCTCTTGATACTATGGGGATTGACCTTACCACCCCCCAATCACAGCTGGACCGGATTCCCAAAGAGGGGCCGGTTGTGGTGGTTGCCAACCATCCGCATGGCATGGTCGACGGGATGATCTTTGCCGATCTGATTGGCCGGGTACGCCCCGATTACCGCATCCTGACCCGCTCCCTGCTGACCTCCATCGACGAGGTTGCGGGCAGCTTCATGATCCCGGTGCCCTTTCCCCATGACCCAGATGCGCAGCGCAAAGGTGTCGAAATGCGGGCCAGCGCCATGAAACACCTCAAGGAAGGCGGTGTGGTTGCCCTGTTTCCCTCCGGCGTTGTCGCGGCCTCCGAAACATGGTGGGGTCCTGCGGTAGAGGCAGAATGGAACGTCTTCACCGCCAAGATGATCCGCCGCTCCGGTGCTGCGGTGGTGCCAATGAAGTTCCCTGGCCAAAACAGCCGCGCCTATCAAATCGCCAATAAAATCAGTCCGATGCTCCGTCAGGGCCTTTTGCTGCATGAAATCGTACATGCCTGCAACAAACCTCAGGGACCGATTGTCGGTCATCCGATTGCGCAATCCGAAATTCAGGCCCGCGCGGATGATCCGCGCGGCTTTATGGCCTGGCTGCGCGCGCATACGCTGGCGTTAAAGGACTAAGGGTTCCAAGGCACCTCTCCTCTTTTTGGCCTTATATACTGTCCGCACTCTCTGCACCCACCGCCCGCCTGCGGGGGCCACATCCCTTACCGCGTCGGCACAGGGACATCACCGCGATAATCATAAAACCCGCGCTGCGATTTACGCCCCAGCCATCCGGCCTCGACATATTTGGTCAGCAGCGGGCAGGGCCGGTATTTGGTATCCGCCAACCCATCGTGCAATACGTTCATAATCGCCAGACAGGTATCCAATCCGATGAAATCCGCCAGCTCCAGCGGTCCCATCGGGTGGTTCGCGCCCAGTTTCAAAGAACTGTCAATCGACTGTACGCTCCCCACACCTTCATAAAGCGTATAAACCGCCTCATTGATCATCGGCATCAGGATGCGGTTTACGATAAACGCCGGGAAATCCTCGGCAGAGGCAGAGGTCTTGCCCAGCCGGTCCACAACAGCCTTGCAGGCATCAAAGGTCGGTGCATCCGTGGCAATACCACGGATCAATTCGACCAGCTGCATCACCGGCACCGGGTTCATGAAATGAAACCCCATGAATTTCTCCGGCCGGTCTGTGCGGCTTGCCAGGCGGGTGATCGAAATCGAAGAGGTGTTCGAAGTCAGAATTGTCTCTGGCTTGAGATGTGGCAACAGGTCTTCGAAAATCGCCTGTTTGATGGTCTCACGCTCTGTCGCGGCCTCGATGATCAGATCACTGGGCCCCAGCTCTTGCAGGGTGGTGGTGGTGGTGATCCGCCCCATTGCCCCGGTCATATCGGCCTCGGAGAT
This DNA window, taken from Sulfitobacter pacificus, encodes the following:
- a CDS encoding lysophospholipid acyltransferase family protein, with translation MTEGQGTAGDNADAAPVKYDRSSLSYASTFDDPLKARMISAIELLTGKLTILRLVRKFERSGAPTGQAFWRGALDTMGIDLTTPQSQLDRIPKEGPVVVVANHPHGMVDGMIFADLIGRVRPDYRILTRSLLTSIDEVAGSFMIPVPFPHDPDAQRKGVEMRASAMKHLKEGGVVALFPSGVVAASETWWGPAVEAEWNVFTAKMIRRSGAAVVPMKFPGQNSRAYQIANKISPMLRQGLLLHEIVHACNKPQGPIVGHPIAQSEIQARADDPRGFMAWLRAHTLALKD
- a CDS encoding sensor histidine kinase, translating into MRDLSTPARDGDVVLGDDWVAPDNTGSDEMRVRRERRGLFSLRGSPLTRKIITFNLIALNILVAGILYLNSSRDSLAVQRAAGLVSEAELIADVIEAKLPQEGIVDLATDVDIALTLEAIDLRSGIDVFVYDTTETLLAQSKGKLALGPLYGSNPESRTVLTDGLSWVWEKLTGVLGAADPAEVVPLTEQFKPLVTSSLESGTRIEDTLDGEGGTLFTVMTPITQNGTSIGVVAIASAAGEIDKLVRGERERVLQMFVVATLVSIGLSLVLASTIANPLADLATAAELGRDKNARKVNPGRIRIPDLTARPDEIGRLSGALRGMVSALYNRIDGNEQFAADVAHEIKNPLASLRSAVGTLRMIKREDQREKLLDVIDHDVRRLDRLVSDISNASRLDAELVKEEEEEFDLLKMVGNLGQYLGEDARKKGIDFITDLPEEPINVMGLEARLAQVFVNLITNAISFCEDGDAIRVWARKRENRVLVVVEDTGPGIPEQSLSKVFKRFYSQRPDEHFGNNSGLGLAISKQIVEAHGGVIWAENIRPTEADITSDPLGARFVVGLPT
- a CDS encoding response regulator transcription factor produces the protein MSKIALVDDDRNILTSVSMTLEAEGFEVETYNDGQAALDAFNKKLPDMAVLDIKMPRMDGMDLLQRLRQKTAMPVIFLTSKDDEIDEVLGLRMGADDYVKKPFSQRLLVERIRALLRRQDAVETGEVGDTEETKVMDRGDLKMDPLRHAVTWKGKDVSLTVTEFLLLQALAQRPGFVKSRDQLMDVAYDDQVYVDDRTIDSHIKRLRKKMRTADDEFSAIETLYGIGYRYNEE
- a CDS encoding HPr kinase/phosphorylase, producing the protein MSRGAPLTTIHASCVSLDGRALLICGDSGSGKSSLALQLIALGAGLIADDRTSLQAMDGTLQASCPASIAGLIEARGVGILHLPAAEPAPVTLIVDLNKTETTRLPQPHTASFLGIVRPCLWHTPGSHFAAAVLHCLRHGISHDS
- a CDS encoding PTS sugar transporter subunit IIA, coding for MIGIVIVAHGGLAQEYLAAIEHVVGSQKGIRAISIHADHDRGAKQDEICLAADEVDQDAGVVIVTDLFGGSPSNLSLRACRPENRRIIYGANLPMLIKLAKSRQMDVPDAVRAALEAGKKYIDSQNVSTS
- a CDS encoding 3-hydroxybutyryl-CoA dehydrogenase, with the protein product MDIQTIGIVGAGQMGNGIAHVMALAGYDVKMTDISEDALKAAVETIQGNLSRQVGRGKISEADMTGAMGRITTTTTLQELGPSDLIIEAATERETIKQAIFEDLLPHLKPETILTSNTSSISITRLASRTDRPEKFMGFHFMNPVPVMQLVELIRGIATDAPTFDACKAVVDRLGKTSASAEDFPAFIVNRILMPMINEAVYTLYEGVGSVQSIDSSLKLGANHPMGPLELADFIGLDTCLAIMNVLHDGLADTKYRPCPLLTKYVEAGWLGRKSQRGFYDYRGDVPVPTR
- the rapZ gene encoding RNase adapter RapZ; its protein translation is MSQSLPLSEPSPAPSKRRIVLVTGPSGAGRSSALKVLEDAGFEAIDNLPIGLLPALLDGAGWERSVALGIDARTRDFSTDAVLDLLSQLSARDDLTVDLLYLDCAPDVLLRRFSETRRRHPLASGGPPLAGIEREQQLLHPVRARADVLIDTSNLNVHELRTEVEGWFSPDGQHYLTVSVQSFSYKRGLPRSVDMVYDCRFLRNPYWEPSLRSANGLDPRVAAYVGQDSRFTAFADQVFGLSELLLPAYKQEGKSNISIAFGCTGGQHRSVTLAEEHAKRLAQLGWQVSIRHRELDRQNEVKAQT
- a CDS encoding HPr family phosphocarrier protein, which translates into the protein MTQISLKIVNIKGLHARASAKLVEVVEAFDARAEVSKDGMSASGDSIMGLLMLAAACGSTIEVVTSGPDEEPLAEALTALVADKFGEGD